One part of the Mariniflexile litorale genome encodes these proteins:
- a CDS encoding ankyrin repeat domain-containing protein: MMKKSLILLLLVPTLIFAQRGQQSTNELHNRTFWQTLPDVATVKQKIKEGNDPVTPNPAAFDAICFAIMAKAPVETVEYLLSLPGNDINKPTHDGRSYLMWAGNTGNLELMKLLISKGADTKIVGSHGFNWFTFTVNSGHENTDIYDLMVANGIDLKETNRAGANAILLLAPHNKDGKIIEYFQQKGLDIHATDKQGNNILFYAAKGGNINLIKKYISQGFDYKKINAQGENMVLFASHGGRGYSNPLEVYHYFDGLGLNLTLTNKEGQNALHNIASNTKDVAIVDFFINKGIDIHQEDNDGNTAFLNAAKGNNNLVLQKLAPLTKNINQQNKEGFSAITYATQRINLEAFEMLKEKGANPNIVDTNGNNLYYHLFNAYSRRNGEDFETYVNALTSTGVSFKNASKKESPLHIAISKGDEKLIQKALELGADINQKNGDGLTPLHLAAMKATNAKLLQLLISKGADKKTLTDFDESAYDLAKENELLSPIDITFLKQS; this comes from the coding sequence ATGATGAAAAAATCACTTATTTTACTGCTATTAGTGCCAACTTTAATTTTTGCCCAAAGAGGTCAACAAAGTACTAACGAGCTCCACAACAGAACATTTTGGCAAACCCTACCAGATGTTGCTACTGTGAAGCAAAAAATAAAAGAAGGCAACGATCCCGTAACCCCTAATCCAGCAGCTTTTGATGCCATTTGCTTTGCTATTATGGCAAAAGCTCCTGTAGAAACGGTTGAATATTTATTGTCTTTACCAGGAAATGACATTAACAAACCCACTCATGATGGAAGAAGTTATTTAATGTGGGCTGGTAATACTGGTAATCTTGAACTGATGAAATTACTCATTAGCAAAGGAGCTGATACAAAAATAGTGGGTAGCCACGGTTTTAATTGGTTTACGTTTACTGTAAACTCGGGTCATGAAAACACAGATATTTATGATTTAATGGTAGCAAACGGTATTGATTTAAAAGAAACCAACCGAGCAGGTGCCAATGCTATTTTGTTATTAGCTCCACATAACAAAGACGGAAAAATTATAGAATATTTTCAACAAAAAGGGCTAGATATTCATGCTACAGACAAACAAGGAAATAACATTTTGTTTTACGCTGCAAAAGGAGGAAACATCAATTTGATAAAAAAATATATATCTCAAGGTTTTGACTACAAAAAGATCAATGCTCAAGGAGAAAATATGGTTCTTTTTGCAAGTCATGGAGGAAGAGGCTATAGCAACCCTTTAGAAGTTTATCACTATTTTGATGGTTTAGGTTTAAACTTAACTTTAACAAACAAAGAAGGACAAAACGCATTGCACAATATCGCATCAAATACCAAAGATGTTGCTATTGTAGACTTTTTTATAAACAAAGGAATTGACATTCATCAAGAAGATAATGATGGTAACACCGCTTTCTTAAACGCTGCTAAAGGAAATAATAATTTGGTACTACAAAAATTAGCACCATTAACTAAAAACATCAATCAACAAAATAAAGAAGGGTTTTCTGCTATTACATATGCAACACAACGCATAAATTTGGAAGCTTTTGAAATGCTAAAAGAAAAAGGTGCCAATCCGAATATAGTAGATACCAATGGAAACAATTTGTATTACCATTTATTTAACGCTTACAGCAGAAGAAATGGCGAAGACTTTGAAACGTATGTAAATGCTTTAACAAGCACTGGTGTATCTTTTAAAAATGCTTCAAAGAAAGAATCTCCATTACATATTGCTATTTCTAAAGGTGATGAAAAATTAATTCAAAAAGCTTTAGAATTAGGAGCAGATATTAATCAAAAAAACGGAGATGGATTAACACCTTTACATTTAGCCGCCATGAAAGCCACTAATGCAAAATTATTACAACTATTAATAAGTAAAGGGGCAGACAAAAAAACGCTAACAGATTTTGATGAAAGCGCATATGATTTAGCTAAAGAAAACGAGCTGTTAAGCCCTATCGATATTACTTTTTTAAAACAATCTTAA
- a CDS encoding TonB-dependent receptor: MNIKLFLIPFAIALSAYSQDNQNTVSGKVLDSLEQPLFGVTVSVDNNSQATITDENGVYTLNNIPAGKHLVKTSYMGFASKSKEISFNKNATNKKLTLNFSLIEKLEALQQVNLQGKTEKRKIEEKGFAVNVIETKEASLRNIQTNELLNTTVGVKIRQNGGLGSNVQYSLNGLSGSAVRIFIDGIPITMYGSSFSLNSIPPSMIKNIEVYKGVIPGHLADDALGGAINVVLHKGTKTNFNASVSYGSFNTTQTNLNGLYRFENSGFTVKASAFVNYSDNDYKVWGNKVKHIEIDGSQTPIVAKRFYDAYKSTGGMAQVGFTDVKWADQFLIGFTGSEDYKEIQHGAFMTLHPYKGRFSETDAKLSNLTYIKKGLFTKGLDINITGLYGKRNTVVNDTVAAAYTWAGEKLLRKEFHEDGTFSIIEDKYTWGSQQEGGPSLTTTQRNVASLRSGVSYAINRHHKILINHMYSGLDREDSDKMKSLLENTFKQTSDLYKNIYSLSYELNAFEDKFKFNVFGKNYHQKVLNTKPVFNDDRTAVINEVYKSDKDYNGYGFATSYAILPNITILTSAEKAVRLPSESEVFGDVAGNIESNLTVKPEISNNFNLGFRFGKYNIQKHEFTISTNLFSRNIKDLIGLPTNADRIVESGDELIKYANFDEGTTSKGIDAEINYSYNNNFGFNFNFSRLSLKSKNRAGMIVDIPNTPLFTMNAGLRYSIKNFIQKNARLNLFSSTYFTDEFSYIMSQGTHNSGLDAFKVPMQLIQDFGLSYTFPKENFVLSFDTKNIFNEAAYDNRSVQKPGRAFYLKLNYTINKF; the protein is encoded by the coding sequence GTGAATATAAAATTATTTTTAATACCCTTTGCAATCGCACTATCTGCCTATTCGCAAGATAACCAAAATACTGTTTCAGGAAAGGTTTTAGATAGCTTAGAGCAACCATTATTTGGAGTTACTGTTTCTGTTGATAATAATTCACAAGCTACGATTACAGATGAAAACGGGGTATATACTCTTAATAATATACCTGCAGGGAAACATTTAGTTAAAACTTCTTATATGGGATTTGCTTCTAAATCCAAAGAAATAAGTTTTAATAAAAATGCAACAAATAAAAAACTTACGTTAAACTTCTCTTTAATTGAAAAGTTAGAAGCTTTACAGCAAGTAAACCTTCAAGGTAAAACCGAAAAACGCAAAATTGAAGAAAAAGGTTTTGCAGTAAATGTTATTGAAACTAAAGAAGCCAGTCTTAGAAACATTCAAACAAATGAATTATTAAACACCACAGTTGGAGTAAAAATTCGTCAAAATGGCGGTTTAGGTTCTAATGTACAATATAGTTTAAATGGACTCTCTGGAAGTGCTGTACGTATTTTTATTGATGGTATACCTATTACTATGTATGGTTCTTCCTTTAGCTTAAACAGTATTCCGCCATCAATGATTAAGAATATTGAAGTTTATAAAGGCGTAATACCAGGCCATCTGGCAGATGACGCTTTAGGAGGTGCTATTAATGTTGTACTACATAAAGGGACAAAAACCAATTTCAACGCATCCGTTTCTTATGGATCTTTTAACACCACACAAACGAACCTCAACGGCTTGTATCGTTTTGAAAATTCTGGCTTTACTGTAAAAGCATCTGCGTTTGTAAACTATTCTGATAATGATTATAAAGTTTGGGGTAATAAAGTAAAACATATCGAAATTGATGGAAGTCAGACCCCAATTGTAGCAAAAAGATTTTATGATGCTTACAAATCTACAGGAGGAATGGCACAAGTTGGTTTTACAGACGTAAAATGGGCAGACCAATTTTTAATAGGTTTTACAGGTTCTGAAGATTATAAAGAAATTCAACATGGTGCTTTTATGACACTTCACCCTTATAAAGGAAGGTTTAGTGAAACAGATGCCAAATTATCCAACTTAACGTACATAAAAAAGGGACTTTTCACCAAAGGTTTAGATATAAATATAACTGGCTTATATGGTAAAAGAAATACTGTAGTTAACGATACCGTTGCTGCGGCTTACACCTGGGCTGGAGAAAAATTGCTGCGAAAAGAATTCCACGAAGATGGAACATTCTCAATAATAGAAGACAAGTATACTTGGGGTTCTCAACAAGAAGGAGGACCATCATTAACTACTACTCAAAGAAATGTAGCCTCATTAAGATCAGGTGTGTCTTATGCAATTAACAGGCATCATAAAATTTTAATCAACCATATGTATAGTGGTCTTGACAGAGAAGACAGCGATAAAATGAAGTCTCTTTTAGAAAACACTTTTAAACAAACAAGTGATTTATATAAAAACATCTATTCTTTAAGCTATGAATTAAATGCTTTTGAAGATAAGTTTAAGTTTAATGTGTTTGGTAAAAACTATCATCAAAAAGTATTGAATACAAAACCTGTATTTAATGATGATAGAACTGCTGTTATAAATGAAGTATATAAAAGCGACAAAGATTATAATGGGTATGGCTTTGCCACTTCTTATGCAATTCTTCCAAACATTACCATATTAACCTCTGCAGAAAAAGCAGTACGCCTGCCTAGCGAATCAGAAGTTTTTGGAGATGTTGCAGGTAATATTGAAAGCAACTTAACAGTGAAACCTGAAATTAGTAATAATTTCAACCTTGGATTCAGGTTTGGAAAATATAACATTCAAAAACATGAGTTTACCATCTCTACCAATCTTTTTTCACGAAATATTAAAGATCTGATCGGCCTCCCTACAAATGCAGATCGAATTGTAGAAAGTGGTGATGAACTTATAAAATATGCAAATTTTGACGAAGGTACTACTTCAAAAGGAATCGATGCAGAAATCAACTATAGTTACAATAACAATTTTGGATTTAATTTTAATTTCTCACGCTTAAGCTTAAAATCCAAAAATAGAGCGGGCATGATTGTAGATATTCCTAATACACCATTATTTACTATGAATGCTGGATTGCGTTATTCTATTAAAAACTTTATTCAAAAAAACGCACGTCTAAACTTATTTTCCAGCACTTATTTTACAGATGAATTTTCTTATATAATGAGCCAAGGCACCCATAATAGTGGTCTTGATGCCTTTAAAGTACCGATGCAGCTAATACAAGATTTTGGCCTTAGCTACACATTTCCTAAAGAAAACTTTGTACTGAGCTTTGATACTAAAAACATATTTAACGAAGCTGCTTACGACAATAGATCCGTACAAAAACCTGGTAGAGCATTTTACCTAAAATTAAATTATACAATCAATAAATTTTAA
- a CDS encoding AraC family transcriptional regulator produces MEIRFKSSECNGGELVKSFNKDFEISFLSEEEYSEFKEGVVGIVREIHVNNIFVLFQDYNNENSENCTLQVVQNHPVFLLQFVMDGEVTFSLNENTSKEFSTSKNMYNLFYIPASRYLYRYLNPKKQVLNIYFTESFLECKMGECFINHSKKYHQAKKENQICSFFNRGLVLNRKLRNIVNEFLNCSFDGLSKQSYLESKLTELILMALSSGDSETVINEIRKEDRENLIRIENYIRTHLKEELNIEKLSLLAGFNTSKFKIVFKQVYGMPVFKYITSLRIEKAIELISKHNYNISQASYEVGYKNPQHFTVAFKKKLGYLPSQLIN; encoded by the coding sequence ATGGAAATTCGATTTAAAAGTTCAGAGTGTAATGGAGGAGAATTGGTAAAGAGCTTTAATAAAGACTTTGAAATATCTTTTTTGTCAGAGGAGGAGTATTCAGAATTTAAAGAAGGGGTTGTGGGTATAGTAAGAGAAATACATGTGAATAACATATTTGTACTTTTCCAAGATTATAATAATGAAAATTCAGAAAATTGTACATTACAAGTCGTTCAAAATCATCCTGTTTTTTTGCTTCAGTTTGTGATGGATGGAGAGGTGACTTTTTCTTTAAATGAGAATACATCTAAGGAGTTTAGTACGAGCAAAAACATGTATAACTTATTTTATATTCCAGCTTCAAGATACTTGTACAGGTATCTTAATCCCAAAAAGCAAGTCTTAAATATTTATTTTACTGAGTCTTTTTTAGAGTGTAAAATGGGGGAGTGTTTTATAAATCACTCAAAAAAATATCACCAAGCAAAAAAAGAGAATCAGATTTGCTCGTTTTTTAATAGAGGTTTGGTGTTAAATAGAAAACTAAGAAATATTGTAAATGAATTTCTAAATTGTTCTTTTGACGGATTATCAAAACAATCTTATTTAGAGTCTAAGTTAACGGAATTGATTTTAATGGCTTTATCTTCAGGTGATTCAGAAACTGTGATTAACGAAATAAGGAAAGAGGATAGAGAGAATTTGATAAGAATAGAAAATTATATTCGAACTCATTTAAAAGAAGAATTAAATATTGAAAAACTGTCTTTATTAGCTGGTTTTAATACATCTAAATTTAAGATTGTTTTTAAGCAAGTTTATGGGATGCCTGTATTTAAATACATAACTTCTTTAAGGATTGAAAAAGCAATCGAGTTGATTTCAAAACACAACTATAATATTTCTCAAGCTTCATACGAAGTAGGCTATAAAAACCCCCAACATTTTACGGTTGCTTTTAAAAAGAAATTAGGGTATTTGCCCAGCCAGTTAATTAACTAA
- a CDS encoding dienelactone hydrolase family protein: MKKLTKEDINQEVFDLYDDYAHNKIGRRQFVEKLSLYAIGGLTVSALLSFITPNYIDHFLVKPDDERLKSEYITYQSLKGGGTIKGLLSIPDDAYGKLPGIIVVHENRGLNPYIEDVGRRTALDGFISLAPDALSPLGGYPGNDDDGRDMQRKRDRNEILEDFIAAFHYLSNHKKCNGKIGVVGFCFGGWISNMMAVKLPDLLAAVPFYGGQPTTEEAAQIKTPLLLQYAGLDTRVNEGWPTYETVLKENHVEYTVHFYPNVNHGFHNNTTPRYDKVAATLAWDRTIAFFKEKLE, translated from the coding sequence ATGAAAAAGCTCACAAAAGAAGATATTAATCAAGAGGTTTTTGATTTATATGATGATTATGCCCATAATAAAATTGGTAGACGCCAGTTTGTTGAAAAATTATCGCTTTATGCCATTGGAGGCTTAACCGTATCCGCGTTATTGAGTTTTATAACACCTAATTATATAGACCATTTTTTGGTAAAACCAGATGACGAACGCTTAAAATCTGAATACATCACTTACCAATCACTTAAAGGTGGTGGCACTATAAAAGGTTTATTATCTATACCAGATGATGCATATGGCAAATTACCTGGCATTATTGTAGTACATGAAAACCGAGGTTTGAATCCTTATATTGAAGATGTAGGGAGACGAACTGCTCTTGATGGTTTTATATCTTTAGCACCCGATGCCTTATCTCCATTAGGCGGCTACCCTGGTAATGATGATGATGGACGCGACATGCAGCGTAAGCGTGACCGTAACGAGATACTTGAAGATTTTATAGCAGCTTTTCACTATTTAAGTAACCACAAAAAATGTAACGGAAAAATAGGTGTCGTAGGCTTTTGCTTTGGTGGCTGGATTTCCAATATGATGGCGGTTAAACTACCTGATTTACTAGCGGCAGTACCTTTTTATGGTGGACAACCAACAACTGAAGAAGCGGCTCAAATAAAAACACCTTTGCTCTTGCAATATGCTGGATTAGATACCCGAGTTAACGAAGGCTGGCCCACTTACGAAACTGTTTTAAAAGAAAACCATGTAGAATATACAGTACATTTTTACCCCAATGTTAACCACGGATTTCATAATAATACGACACCCCGCTATGATAAAGTAGCAGCAACCTTGGCTTGGGATAGAACCATTGCCTTTTTTAAAGAAAAACTTGAATAG